The Pirellulales bacterium genome segment TGCCGCGTCCGGCCGTGTGAGGTTGATCCATGCAGCACGTACCCGTAATTCCATTATGGCCAAAAATGTTGCTGATCATCGTCGGAATTTTCCTTGTCGTAATTCTTATTAAGTCGCTGCATCTGGCGATTTTTGCTTTGTTTCATCCGCATGCACTGGGCCTATTTGCCTTTGTGGCCGTGTTGTTGTTGGCATTTGTGGGATTGTTTGCAGTCAGGAGCCAACGATCGGCGCCGTTCGCCGTCCAAGCGCCGCCGGTCCCAGGTGTGAATTCGCCTAATATTGTGGTTGCTACGCCCAACAACGTGTTCATGGACAATGTCCACGGACAAATGATGGTGGCAAATGCGCCACAGGCGGAGGAGCGCAATGCAGCGTCTACTCACCAAGGAAAAAAGACAAATGAACCATTGACGGACGCGGGCGACCGCTCGAGCGGCATGGAACCGACGTCAACGGATGAATCGGACTCCGCAAAGAATGTCCCGCCAAAATGGACGAACAAGCGTTCCTACAAGCAAGAGGATTCTCAATTGTATGTGGTTCACCTGAGCGCCGAAGACACCACTTCTTCGGGGCGTGATGGGTTGCTCGACGCACAGATGCTGTTAGCCGCTCAGCAATACATTGACGAAAAGCTGTATCCTGGTGAAGAAGTTTCCAAAATCATCCACTTGGACGCCAACTATTTGCACGACAATTGCGTCAAGCATACATTTCCGTCTGGCGACAATATGGTGATTGGCAAAGATTACTACGCTCAGTTGGAATTTGGCAAAGATTTTCGCGCCGAAGTGGATCGTCGGTATCGCCAAATCGTGTCATGGTCTCATCTGCAGCAGCTGGGAAACCTTTCTATCGCTGGTTTAGCAATCCTGGGCGGTTTGTATATTTATCTACGAACCACGGCAGCGAAGCTGAAGGCGAACTCAGAACTTGAAGTACAGCCTTCAAAGACATAAACTTGCGGTCGCAATTGCGGATTATCGACGGATTACAGACCACTGGCGATGGTTGCTATGGCTGCTGCTGAGGCGGTGCTGATTGAGCAAATTCGCGCCGGAAACGATGCGGCGTGGAACGAACTGATTGCGCGGTTCGAAGGTCGGCTGTTGGCATTCGTAGAAAGCCGGCTGCGACGCCGTGACGCCGCCGAGGACGTGGTGCAAGAAACGCTGATCGGTTTTCTCACCAGCTTGCCGAATTACGATCCGACTCGTTCGTTGGAAAGCTACCTGTTCTCCATCGCCGCCCATAAGCTAACCGACTATTTGCGGCGCGAAGGGCGCCGACCGGCTCTGCCGCTCTCCACCGTCGAATCAAGCAGCGGCGGTTGGAATTTGCCCGGGAAAGATCGCCCGGCGAGTTCGATCATGCGAAGCGGTGAACGGAAGGAACTGGAAGGGGCGGGTTTGGCCGCTGCCATGCGCGAACAAATCGAGCGTTGGCGCAGCCGCGGCGAATGGTGGAAAATTTGCTGCGCCGAACTGCTGTTTGTGCGCGGCTCGGCCAACAAAGATGTGGCCGCCAAGTTGGATTTGTCCGAACAGCAAGTGGCCAATCAAAAATTCGATTTTTTAGCTAGATTGCGAACACTGCTGGAGCACCAGCATCTTTCCACAGACGTGTTTCCAGAGCTTGCGGAAGGGTCGACATGAATCGCTGTTATTGCAGATAAGTATTCAAAGTACAGGCATGTATTCTCAAGCTGATCTAATTGCCTACCTCGACGAAGCGCTGCCTGCTGAAACCATGGCCGCCATCGAAGATGCCTTGCGCAGCGATTCGCGCCTCATGACGCAACTAACGGAAATCATCGGCCGTCGTGATTCGGGCGTTCATTCCCTAGGCGAAATCTGGCGGCGCTATCGTCTCAGTTGCCCAAGCCGTGAACAATTGGGCAGCCATCTATTGGGCATTTTGTCGGAGCAAGAAACTGCCTACATTGGCTTTCACATCGAAATGATTGGCTGCCGCTGCTGTCAGGCCAATTTGGACGATTTGAAAATGCAGCAAGCTTCCGCCGCCGATCGGGCTGCCTCCGATCGCACCTCCCAGCGCCGGAAAAAATACTTTCAATCGAGCGCCGGCCACCTGCGAACTGCAAAGGGCTAACCCGGATTCTGGTGATTGACGTTGGCTGCGCGAAGTGGCTACACTAAACGGTTTTGAGGGCAAAACGGCCTAGATTTTTGATGTTTTCCACGGCCAGGAAAGGATCAATTTCGCTGCTACACTTGTATGGATCAAAATGCCCGCCCCAGCTTCAACGGTGAAGCTTGTATCTGGAAACAATTGATAATCGATCAAAACGCCTAATTGCTCCCAAACTCAAAACACAAATTCAGGCATCATTTCCTATGTCCACAACCACTGAAAATACTTCCTCCACAAACAGTACATCGAACATTGACACCGCCAATCTCGATTTGCTGACCATTAACACGATTCGCACGCTGGCGATGGATGGCGTGCAAAAAGCCAATAGCGGCCATCCTGGCACTCCCATGGCGCTGGCGCCGGTTGCTTACACCTTGTGGCAGCATGTGTTGCGATACGATCCGGAAAATCCCGATTGGCCCAACCGTGATCGATTTGTGCTTTCCTGCGGCCACGCTTCCATGTTGTTGTATTCGCTGTTGCATTTAGCAGGCGTGCAGCAATTGGATGAACATGGCCAGCCGACCGGCGAGTTGGCCGTCTCGCTCGACCAACTCAAACAATTTCGTCAACTGCACAGTCGCACGCCGGGTCATCCGGAAGCGGTCGATACTAGCGGCGTGGAAACAACCACCGGACCGCTCGGGCAAGGCTGTGGCAACAGCGTGGGCATGGCGATTGCCTCGCGCTGGCTGGCGGCGCATTTCAACCAGCCCGATTTTGAGTTGTTCGATTTCAACATTTTCACATTGTGCAGTGACGGCGATTTGATGGAGGGCGTTTCCAACGAAGCCGCTTCGATTGCCGGCCACCTCAAGCTTTCCAACCTGTGCTGGATATACGACGATAATCACATCACGATCGAAGGCAACACCGAGATTGCTTATACCGACGATGTGGCCACCCGCTTCAAGGGTTTGGGCTGGAACGTGATTCGCTGCCCCGACGCCAACGACACGGAGGCCTTGCTGAAAGCTTACAAAAAATTTCTCCGCACTAAAGATAAACCTACCATGATTATCGTCCGCAGCCACATTGGCTACGGTTCACCTCATAAGCAAGATTCCAGCAAAGCGCACGGCGAACCGTTGGGCGCCGACGAGATTCGTCTCACCAAAGAGGCTTATGGCTGGCCCCCCGATGCGCAATTTTTGGTGCCGGACGAAGCCCGACAAAACTTTCAGTCTGGCGTCGCTGTCCGTGGCAAAAAGCTGCATAAAAAGTGGCAAGCAAAATTCAAAAAATACGCCAAGCAATATCCCGAGTTGGCCGCGCAGTGGCAAGCCATGGATCGCCGCGAATTGCCCGCTGGCTGGGATGCCGACATTCCGACGTTCGCGCCTGACGCCAAAGGTTTGGCCACACGGGTTTCCGGTGGTAAAGTGCTCAATGCATTGGCGCAACGTGTGCCGTGGCTGTTAGGCGGCGCTGCCGATTTGGCTCCTTCCACGATGACGCTGCAAACGTTTGAAGGCTCGTCAGCCTTCGAACCTAATAATTACGGCGGACGCAATTTTCATTTTGGCATCCGCGAGCATGGCATGGCAGCAGCACTCAACGGCATGGCCCTTTCCAAGCTGCGGCCGTACGGTGCTACGTTTTTCTGCTTTTTTGACTATTGCAAACCGTCGTTTCGCCTAAGCGCGGTGGGCCACCTGCCGACCATCTACATTTTCACGCACGATTCCATCGGTCTGGGTGAAGATGGCCCGACCCATCAACCCATCGAGCATTTGGCAGCAATCCGCGCTGTGCCCCGAGCTGTTACCATTCGTCCCGGCGATGCTAACGAGGCAGCCGAATCGTGGCGCACATTGATGAGCATCAAAGATCGCCCTGTTGCGCTGATTCTCACGCGGCAGAATTTGCCGACGCTCGATCGCACCAAATACGCCCAGGCTAGCGGTTTAGCGAAGGGTGCGTACACGCTGATTGATCCTCCCGCTGGTAAGCCACAGGTCATTTTGATCGGCACGGGCAGCGAAGTTTCGATTTGCGTGACGGCGTATGATCAACTCGCCGCGCAAGGCATTACGGCCCGAGTGGTCAGTATGCCCTCGTGGGAACTTTTTGAAATGCAGGACGAGACATACCGGCATAGCGTGTTGCCGGCAGATGTAACTGCCCGGGTGGCGTGTGAAGCAGGCATCCGCCAAGGCTGGGACCGCTATATCGGCACTTCCGGCCGCTTTGTTGGCATGGACAGCTACGGCGCCAGCGCCCCCGGACCGGCTTGCTACAAAAACTTCAACATCACACCGGAGCACGTTGTGGAAGAAGCCAAGGCGGCCATTGGCATTTAGGTTGCTTTGCCTGCAGCCAGCTACTTTTTGTCAGTTTGATTCAATAGCTCTTCCAAATATTGCTTCCAGACGACGGCGTGGGTGTGGGTGCCGTGGCCGCGGGTTTCGGAGCTTTCGGGAATGACAACCGCTTTGCCGTGCGGCACCCGTTTGATTTCGCGTTCCAAGATGCCGACATCGGGCGGGTTAATTAAATCGTCGGCGGAATTGACGGCCACCAGCGGCGCTTTAATTTTCTCCAGTTTTGGACCGGGATTGTAATTACTAGAGCTTTCAAAGGCGTACAGCACATCGTTGGCATCGTGCCGACTAGGAAACTCTTTGACGTAGTCGTCCATGATTTTATCTGCTTGCTTGGCAGTGGGAGCTTCCTGATAGCGGACCAGCGGGTTGCTGCTCATCAAGAACATTAGTTCGCTCACCCAGCGCAAACTGTAAGGCTGCTGAGCGTATTCGCCATTTTTCCAATCGGGATCGCTGCGAATGGCATCGCTGACCATTTTTCGCCACATCCGATTGCGGCCCGAAATTTCCGCCGGCAAACTGGCCAGCGGCATTAGCGCATCCATAAAGTCGGGATAT includes the following:
- a CDS encoding sigma-70 family RNA polymerase sigma factor; the protein is MAAAEAVLIEQIRAGNDAAWNELIARFEGRLLAFVESRLRRRDAAEDVVQETLIGFLTSLPNYDPTRSLESYLFSIAAHKLTDYLRREGRRPALPLSTVESSSGGWNLPGKDRPASSIMRSGERKELEGAGLAAAMREQIERWRSRGEWWKICCAELLFVRGSANKDVAAKLDLSEQQVANQKFDFLARLRTLLEHQHLSTDVFPELAEGST
- the tkt gene encoding transketolase, which encodes MSTTTENTSSTNSTSNIDTANLDLLTINTIRTLAMDGVQKANSGHPGTPMALAPVAYTLWQHVLRYDPENPDWPNRDRFVLSCGHASMLLYSLLHLAGVQQLDEHGQPTGELAVSLDQLKQFRQLHSRTPGHPEAVDTSGVETTTGPLGQGCGNSVGMAIASRWLAAHFNQPDFELFDFNIFTLCSDGDLMEGVSNEAASIAGHLKLSNLCWIYDDNHITIEGNTEIAYTDDVATRFKGLGWNVIRCPDANDTEALLKAYKKFLRTKDKPTMIIVRSHIGYGSPHKQDSSKAHGEPLGADEIRLTKEAYGWPPDAQFLVPDEARQNFQSGVAVRGKKLHKKWQAKFKKYAKQYPELAAQWQAMDRRELPAGWDADIPTFAPDAKGLATRVSGGKVLNALAQRVPWLLGGAADLAPSTMTLQTFEGSSAFEPNNYGGRNFHFGIREHGMAAALNGMALSKLRPYGATFFCFFDYCKPSFRLSAVGHLPTIYIFTHDSIGLGEDGPTHQPIEHLAAIRAVPRAVTIRPGDANEAAESWRTLMSIKDRPVALILTRQNLPTLDRTKYAQASGLAKGAYTLIDPPAGKPQVILIGTGSEVSICVTAYDQLAAQGITARVVSMPSWELFEMQDETYRHSVLPADVTARVACEAGIRQGWDRYIGTSGRFVGMDSYGASAPGPACYKNFNITPEHVVEEAKAAIGI
- a CDS encoding alpha/beta fold hydrolase, which encodes MKSALDAEKFYIILPDDIGHGGSSKPSDGLHAKFSSYDYSDMVEAEHQFVTNGLKVNHLRLVLGTSMGGMHTWLWGEQYPDFMDALMPLASLPAEISGRNRMWRKMVSDAIRSDPDWKNGEYAQQPYSLRWVSELMFLMSSNPLVRYQEAPTAKQADKIMDDYVKEFPSRHDANDVLYAFESSSNYNPGPKLEKIKAPLVAVNSADDLINPPDVGILEREIKRVPHGKAVVIPESSETRGHGTHTHAVVWKQYLEELLNQTDKK